Proteins found in one Cervus canadensis isolate Bull #8, Minnesota chromosome 24, ASM1932006v1, whole genome shotgun sequence genomic segment:
- the LOC122426436 gene encoding small cysteine and glycine repeat-containing protein 4-like isoform X1, producing the protein MGCCGCGSCGGCGGGCGGGCGGGCGGGCGGGCGGGCDGGCGGCNSCRCYRVGCCTSCCPCCYGCCGGCCSVPVVCCHRRTCSCNSCGCGGGKGCCQQKGCCQQKCCCHKQCCH; encoded by the coding sequence ATGGGCTGCTGTGGTTGTGGAAGTTGCGGCGGCTGCGGCGGGGGCTGCGGCGGGggctgcggcggcggctgcggcggcggctgcggcggcggctgcggcggggGCTGCGACGGCGGCTGCGGCGGCTGCAACAGCTGCAGGTGCTACCGGGTGGGCTGCTGCACCAGCTGCTGCCCCTGCTGCTACGGCTGCTGCGGGGGCTGCTGCAGCGTCCCCGTGGTCTGCTGCCACCGCCGCACCTGCAGCTGCAACTCGTGTGGCTGCGGCGGTGGGAAGGGCTGTTGCCAGCAGAAGGGCTGCTGCCAGCAGAAGTGCTGCTGCCACAAGCAGTGCTGCCACTGA
- the LOC122426436 gene encoding small cysteine and glycine repeat-containing protein 4-like isoform X2 produces MGCCGCGSCGGCGGGCGGGCGGGCGGGCGGGCGGGCDGGCGGCNSCRCYRVGCCTSCCPCCYGCCGGCCSVPVVCCHRRTCSCNSCGKGCCQQKCCCHKQCCH; encoded by the exons ATGGGCTGCTGTGGTTGTGGAAGTTGCGGCGGCTGCGGCGGGGGCTGCGGCGGGggctgcggcggcggctgcggcggcggctgcggcggcggctgcggcggggGCTGCGACGGCGGCTGCGGCGGCTGCAACAGCTGCAGGTGCTACCGGGTGGGCTGCTGCACCAGCTGCTGCCCCTGCTGCTACGGCTGCTGCGGGGGCTGCTGCAGCGTCCCCGTGGTCTGCTGCCACCGCCGCACCTGCAGCTGCAACTCGTGTGG GAAGGGCTGCTGCCAGCAGAAGTGCTGCTGCCACAAGCAGTGCTGCCACTGA